From a region of the Synechococcus sp. PCC 7502 genome:
- a CDS encoding bifunctional diguanylate cyclase/phosphodiesterase, whose product MNLSNNQPSPDQQIQHFSKLTQQSSMKVFEWGNSKFRAIFAGAAFGMAIINLDGKIIESNLTLQQMLGYAENELFGVSLTDLILPEDINDGFEFLTDFAITDHHRIDKRCICKLNQVIWVRLTISLIRNIDNSPHFFIGICEDITIQKQAQEMSHSAELLQVILNNIPQLIFWKDRNSMYLGCNKVFADAMGLTSPEQIIGMYDYDLPSITFAEAEKYRAVDLQIMESDQAQLGIIESQPNSNGKEMWVERNKIPIHNSSGDVIGILGTLQDITLNKQAEISLKTSLSNLQEVQAKLKYDACHDSLTGLYNRFWLIEKLKQIMGKNSLYAVLFIDLDRFKVINDSLGHLVGDELLRQVAQRLQECLTKNNSTVTRLGGDEFILLLEDIDDLPIATNLATQIQSQLRLPFNLHNYEIYITASIGITFGIKTYQQPEDILRDADIAMYQAKSKGNGRYEVFNPEILAGLMERLSLENDLRRAIANQEFFLDYQPLISLSDQSVCGFEALVRWRHPAKGIISPNRFIPIAEETGLINPLGFWILREACQQAQFWLQAFYQQSPFSINVNLSPMQLKQPDLGCQVRQILAETGLPASCLKLEITESCILETDSSQLIILNQLKEMGIKLCIDDFGTGYSSLGRLHEFPIDTLKIDRSFVKRIDSGSTEIIEMILALAKGLNMNTVAEGIENLEQLHRLIQLGCHYGQGYLFAQPLDLHASTQFIRKFAKKSLT is encoded by the coding sequence ATGAATCTGTCAAATAATCAACCTAGTCCTGATCAACAGATTCAACACTTTAGTAAGCTGACTCAGCAAAGTTCGATGAAGGTTTTTGAGTGGGGAAACTCAAAGTTTCGAGCGATCTTTGCAGGTGCCGCATTTGGGATGGCGATCATTAATTTAGATGGGAAAATTATTGAAAGTAATTTAACTTTGCAACAGATGCTTGGATATGCCGAAAATGAACTATTTGGGGTTTCTCTGACTGATCTAATTCTGCCTGAAGATATTAATGATGGTTTTGAGTTTCTGACCGATTTCGCAATTACGGATCACCACCGCATAGACAAGCGTTGCATTTGCAAGCTAAACCAAGTTATTTGGGTGCGCCTGACCATTTCATTAATTCGCAATATTGATAATTCGCCTCATTTTTTCATTGGTATTTGTGAAGATATTACCATTCAAAAACAGGCTCAGGAAATGAGTCATAGTGCTGAATTACTGCAGGTGATTTTAAATAATATCCCCCAATTAATTTTCTGGAAGGATCGCAATTCCATGTATCTGGGCTGTAATAAAGTCTTTGCAGATGCTATGGGCTTAACTTCTCCCGAACAAATTATTGGGATGTATGATTACGATTTGCCTAGTATTACTTTTGCCGAAGCTGAAAAATATCGAGCAGTTGATCTGCAAATTATGGAAAGCGATCAAGCTCAACTGGGAATTATAGAATCTCAGCCAAATTCCAATGGTAAAGAAATGTGGGTGGAACGCAATAAAATTCCGATTCATAATAGTTCTGGAGATGTAATTGGAATTTTGGGTACGCTTCAAGATATTACACTCAATAAACAAGCAGAAATCTCACTCAAAACATCGTTATCCAACCTTCAAGAAGTCCAAGCAAAACTGAAATATGATGCCTGCCATGATTCCCTAACGGGTCTTTACAATCGGTTTTGGCTAATCGAAAAGCTGAAGCAGATCATGGGTAAGAACAGTTTGTACGCTGTACTATTTATCGATCTCGATCGCTTTAAGGTAATTAATGATAGCTTAGGGCATTTAGTTGGAGATGAATTACTGAGACAAGTTGCCCAGAGACTACAAGAGTGTCTAACAAAAAATAATTCCACAGTCACTAGGCTTGGTGGCGATGAATTTATCCTACTTTTGGAAGATATTGATGATTTACCGATCGCTACTAATTTAGCAACCCAGATTCAATCACAATTGCGGCTGCCATTTAATCTCCATAATTACGAAATTTATATTACCGCCAGTATAGGGATTACGTTTGGGATAAAGACATATCAACAACCTGAGGATATCTTAAGAGATGCTGATATTGCCATGTATCAGGCAAAAAGTAAGGGAAACGGTCGCTATGAAGTTTTTAATCCTGAAATTCTAGCGGGATTGATGGAACGGTTAAGCCTTGAGAATGATTTACGCAGAGCGATCGCCAACCAAGAATTTTTTTTAGACTATCAACCTTTGATTTCCTTATCCGATCAGAGTGTGTGTGGATTTGAAGCGTTAGTCCGTTGGCGGCATCCAGCTAAAGGCATAATTTCTCCCAACCGATTTATTCCCATTGCCGAGGAAACTGGTTTAATTAACCCCTTAGGCTTTTGGATTCTGCGTGAAGCCTGTCAGCAAGCTCAATTTTGGCTTCAAGCATTTTATCAACAGTCACCGTTCAGTATTAATGTCAATCTCTCGCCTATGCAACTGAAGCAACCAGATTTAGGATGTCAAGTTAGACAAATTCTTGCTGAAACTGGCTTACCTGCTTCATGTTTAAAGTTGGAAATTACGGAAAGCTGCATACTAGAAACCGATAGCTCACAACTTATAATCCTCAATCAATTAAAAGAAATGGGAATTAAGCTTTGCATTGATGACTTTGGAACTGGCTATTCTTCCCTGGGGCGATTGCATGAGTTTCCCATTGACACCTTAAAAATTGATCGCTCATTTGTCAAGCGCATTGACTCTGGAAGCACAGAAATTATCGAAATGATTTTGGCTTTAGCTAAGGGTTTGAATATGAATACAGTAGCTGAAGGCATAGAAAACTTGGAGCAACTGCACAGGTTAATACAACTGGGCTGTCACTATGGGCAAGGCTATTTATTTGCACAACCACTCGATCTCCACGCTTCAACCCAATTTATTCGGAAATTTGCCAAAAAAAGTCTGACTTGA
- a CDS encoding bifunctional UDP-sugar hydrolase/5'-nucleotidase, with protein MKKYAIAFVITLLITLVFAPFASTQSRTVNVKILAFNDFHGNLEPANLSVKLPDQTTVPAGGVEYLASHIEKLRNTNANTIVVSAGDTIGASPLLSALFHDEPAIAALNKVGLDLNAVGNHEFDQGASELLRMQNGGCHHDGCQVEQFQGANFKFLAANVIDKNTGKTIFPAYQIREFNGIKIAFIGMTLEGTPKIVSPSGVAGLEFKNEADTVNALVPELKKQGIKAIAVLLHEGGLTTGGYNECQNISGAIVDIVKRTDPEVDLFITGHTHQAYNCVIDQRYVTSALSFGRLVTDIDLTLDRTTGNISQIKANNIIVTHNLPKAAALTNLIAKYQAVAMPLASRKIGSIKSDISRAVNIAGESPLGKIIADAQLAATRTEGTGNAVIAFMNPGGIRADLTYGDGNITYGQAFTVQPFGNSLVTMTVTGAQIKQILEQQFDNPVVGQNRILQVSQGFSYTWTANAPLGNKVSNMKLHNQNIDPTADYRITVNSFLADGGDNFTGFKEGRDRLGGVLDLAALEAFLRVRSPLESSSSPRITVN; from the coding sequence ATGAAAAAGTATGCGATCGCTTTTGTAATTACCCTATTGATCACCCTAGTTTTTGCGCCCTTTGCTAGTACCCAATCCCGAACAGTAAATGTCAAAATACTAGCATTCAATGATTTTCATGGCAATTTAGAACCCGCTAACCTAAGCGTAAAGCTCCCCGACCAAACTACGGTTCCTGCTGGTGGGGTGGAATATTTAGCATCTCACATTGAAAAATTACGCAACACTAATGCCAATACGATAGTAGTATCTGCTGGGGATACCATTGGAGCCAGTCCTTTACTTTCAGCTTTATTCCATGATGAGCCAGCGATCGCCGCATTAAATAAAGTCGGTTTAGATTTAAATGCTGTGGGTAATCACGAATTTGACCAAGGGGCATCGGAACTATTACGAATGCAAAATGGTGGATGTCATCACGATGGTTGTCAGGTAGAACAATTTCAGGGAGCTAATTTTAAGTTTCTAGCCGCCAATGTAATTGATAAAAATACGGGTAAGACCATCTTTCCTGCTTACCAAATTCGAGAATTTAACGGGATTAAAATCGCTTTTATTGGGATGACATTGGAGGGGACACCAAAAATTGTTTCACCATCTGGGGTAGCGGGACTAGAATTTAAAAATGAGGCAGATACGGTTAATGCCCTAGTCCCAGAGTTAAAAAAGCAGGGAATTAAAGCGATCGCTGTCCTATTACATGAAGGTGGATTGACCACAGGTGGCTATAATGAATGCCAAAATATTTCGGGGGCGATCGTTGATATTGTGAAACGTACCGATCCAGAGGTGGATTTATTTATTACTGGACATACCCATCAGGCATATAACTGTGTGATTGATCAACGCTATGTCACCAGTGCCTTATCCTTTGGGCGGCTAGTTACGGATATTGACCTGACCCTCGATCGCACCACAGGAAATATAAGCCAGATCAAAGCTAATAATATAATTGTTACGCATAATTTACCAAAGGCGGCAGCTTTAACTAACTTAATTGCTAAATATCAAGCTGTGGCTATGCCCTTGGCTAGTCGCAAAATTGGCTCCATCAAATCAGATATTAGCCGTGCTGTTAATATTGCGGGAGAGTCTCCCTTGGGTAAAATCATTGCCGATGCTCAATTGGCTGCTACTAGAACTGAAGGGACAGGTAATGCCGTGATCGCCTTTATGAATCCAGGGGGAATTCGGGCGGATTTAACCTATGGGGATGGTAATATCACCTACGGACAGGCTTTTACTGTGCAACCTTTCGGCAATAGTTTAGTCACTATGACGGTAACAGGGGCGCAAATTAAGCAAATCTTAGAACAGCAGTTTGATAATCCTGTGGTGGGACAAAATCGAATTCTGCAGGTATCCCAAGGATTTAGCTATACTTGGACTGCTAACGCTCCCCTTGGTAATAAAGTCAGCAATATGAAACTCCATAATCAAAATATTGATCCCACGGCTGACTACAGAATTACTGTCAATAGTTTTCTTGCTGATGGCGGGGATAATTTCACGGGGTTCAAAGAAGGGCGCGATCGCTTGGGTGGAGTCTTGGATTTAGCTGCCCTAGAAGCATTTCTTCGGGTTAGATCGCCCTTAGAATCAAGTTCCAGCCCACGGATTACGGTTAATTAG
- a CDS encoding glycoside hydrolase family 10 protein: MKKWIKSLILICSGLAIALLLNLGLNLPIWGQSLPELRGVWLTNVDSDVLLSRSNLEQAMVRLQRLNFNTIYPTVWHEGYTLYPSEVSAKSFGQSIRPDPQLQGRDMLADAVEMGHNKGLTVIPWFEFGLMSEENAELTKKYPQWLTTRKDGSSVFVYGDHGQHRFVWLNPLRPEVQSLIVDLITEIVSKYDVDGIQLDDHFGLPAELGYDDFTIALYKQDHNGQLPPDNPKDLEWTRWRSQYITDLMVKVKVAVKAVKPKCIISLSPNPKAFSYENYLQDWHRWVKMGLLDELVIQVYRSDLAGFEKELISSDLVEVRQTIPVGIGILTGLRTQKVDMQQISAQIKSTRSRGFQGFSFFFYETLGNRDGAFKNLLSAKSDRPQISPQISSQISKS; encoded by the coding sequence ATGAAAAAATGGATCAAGTCATTAATTCTCATCTGTTCTGGTTTAGCGATCGCTTTACTCCTGAATCTGGGTTTAAACCTACCGATTTGGGGGCAATCCTTACCAGAACTGCGGGGAGTATGGCTGACCAATGTTGATAGCGATGTACTTTTATCTCGTTCTAATTTAGAGCAGGCAATGGTGCGTTTGCAACGACTGAACTTTAATACGATCTATCCTACGGTTTGGCATGAGGGCTATACCCTTTACCCCAGTGAGGTTTCAGCAAAATCCTTTGGACAGTCAATTCGTCCCGATCCCCAACTGCAAGGGCGAGATATGTTAGCTGATGCGGTGGAAATGGGACATAACAAAGGGCTAACGGTAATTCCCTGGTTTGAGTTTGGCTTGATGTCCGAGGAAAATGCCGAATTAACAAAAAAATATCCCCAATGGCTAACAACGCGTAAAGATGGCTCTAGTGTGTTTGTCTATGGTGATCACGGACAACATCGGTTTGTGTGGCTTAATCCTTTACGTCCCGAAGTCCAAAGCTTAATTGTGGATTTAATTACGGAAATTGTTTCTAAGTACGATGTCGATGGCATTCAGTTAGATGATCACTTTGGTCTGCCTGCGGAACTCGGCTACGATGATTTCACGATCGCTCTGTATAAACAGGATCATAACGGGCAGCTTCCCCCAGATAATCCTAAGGATTTGGAATGGACAAGGTGGCGATCGCAGTATATTACCGACCTCATGGTTAAAGTTAAGGTGGCGGTTAAAGCTGTTAAACCTAAGTGCATAATTTCTCTTTCCCCCAATCCCAAGGCTTTTTCCTACGAAAATTATCTCCAAGATTGGCACCGTTGGGTCAAAATGGGACTTTTAGATGAGCTAGTAATTCAAGTATATCGCTCGGATTTGGCAGGGTTTGAGAAAGAATTAATCAGTTCTGACCTAGTGGAAGTGCGCCAAACTATACCCGTGGGCATTGGCATCCTGACGGGTTTACGCACCCAAAAAGTCGATATGCAGCAAATATCAGCACAGATTAAATCTACTCGCAGTCGAGGGTTTCAAGGCTTTTCTTTTTTCTTTTATGAGACCCTTGGTAATCGAGATGGAGCATTTAAAAATTTATTATCCGCCAAGAGCGATCGCCCCCAAATTAGTCCGCAGATTAGTTCCCAAATCAGTAAATCTTAA
- a CDS encoding TMEM175 family protein → MDRGRLEAFSDGVIAIIITIMVLELKVPHGEDLTALSPLFPVFLSYVISFIILGIYWNNHHHLFQVVERINGHVLWANLHLLFWLSLIPFVTGWTGENHFASLPVAMYGVVLFFAAIAYTILSITLISHHGAGSTLAIAIGKDIKGKVSLGIYALGILLSFVNSWLGFSLYVLVAIIWFLPDRRIEKVL, encoded by the coding sequence ATGGATAGAGGAAGATTAGAAGCATTTAGTGACGGGGTGATCGCAATTATTATTACGATTATGGTGCTGGAATTAAAAGTTCCCCACGGTGAAGACTTGACCGCATTGAGTCCCTTATTTCCCGTATTTTTAAGTTATGTAATCAGTTTTATCATCCTTGGCATTTACTGGAACAACCATCACCATCTATTTCAAGTGGTGGAAAGGATAAATGGTCATGTGTTATGGGCGAATTTACATCTGCTATTTTGGTTATCCCTAATTCCGTTTGTGACTGGGTGGACAGGGGAAAACCACTTTGCGTCTCTACCTGTTGCCATGTATGGCGTGGTTCTATTTTTTGCGGCGATCGCTTACACGATTTTGAGTATTACTTTAATTTCCCATCACGGTGCAGGATCAACCTTGGCGATTGCGATCGGTAAAGATATAAAAGGTAAGGTTTCCTTAGGAATTTATGCCTTGGGGATTTTATTATCCTTTGTTAATTCTTGGCTGGGATTTTCGCTCTATGTGCTGGTGGCAATTATTTGGTTTCTTCCCGATCGCCGCATTGAGAAGGTTTTATAA
- the thiO gene encoding glycine oxidase ThiO produces the protein MTDVLIIGGGIIGLSIAWELSLVGAEVTIIERNTCGMGATWAAAGMLAPQAERLSGNLLDLALRSRGLYPNWISKLQGLTGMECGYWQCGILSPYMNEVLVWKHNLQNLPQYCDRQQVKAMQSGLSHNVVGGLWFDQDAQVDNRALAQVLLAALRQNSVKILEGVSVYSIATDHHHVTQLVTSQGNIQGDRYILATGAWTKELIPLPISPRKGQMLSVFDPNRSLKTVLFSDDVYIVPRLDGRIIIGASVEDVGFLAGNTAKGIATLLNNAIRLYPAIANMNIQSTWWGFRPHAPEEIPILEICPKYSNLILATGHYRNGILLAPVTASLIADLLK, from the coding sequence ATGACTGATGTATTAATTATTGGCGGCGGCATTATTGGTTTATCGATCGCATGGGAATTATCGCTGGTAGGGGCAGAAGTAACGATTATTGAACGTAATACCTGTGGCATGGGGGCAACTTGGGCGGCGGCAGGGATGTTAGCACCTCAAGCGGAGCGATTATCGGGAAATTTATTGGATTTGGCACTACGCAGTCGGGGTCTTTACCCAAATTGGATTAGTAAACTACAAGGCTTAACGGGGATGGAATGTGGCTATTGGCAATGTGGAATTTTGTCGCCTTATATGAATGAAGTCTTAGTTTGGAAACATAATTTACAGAATCTGCCTCAGTATTGCGATCGCCAGCAAGTTAAAGCGATGCAATCGGGATTAAGTCATAATGTGGTCGGAGGACTATGGTTTGATCAGGATGCCCAAGTTGATAATCGTGCCTTAGCCCAAGTTTTATTAGCGGCTCTACGCCAAAACTCTGTCAAAATTTTGGAAGGGGTTAGTGTTTATAGCATTGCCACTGATCATCACCATGTTACCCAATTAGTTACCAGTCAAGGCAATATACAAGGAGATCGCTATATTTTGGCAACGGGGGCATGGACAAAGGAGTTAATCCCATTACCCATATCACCCCGCAAGGGACAGATGTTGTCAGTATTTGATCCAAATCGCAGCTTGAAAACCGTCCTGTTTAGTGATGATGTGTATATTGTGCCTCGGCTCGATGGCAGGATCATTATTGGTGCCAGTGTAGAAGATGTGGGATTTTTAGCGGGAAATACGGCGAAGGGGATTGCGACCTTACTAAATAATGCTATTCGCCTCTATCCAGCGATCGCCAACATGAATATTCAATCAACTTGGTGGGGGTTTCGTCCCCATGCCCCCGAGGAAATCCCGATTTTAGAAATTTGCCCTAAGTATAGTAATCTGATCTTAGCCACGGGACATTATCGCAATGGGATTTTACTTGCCCCTGTGACCGCTAGCCTAATTGCTGATTTGCTTAAATAG
- the lepB gene encoding signal peptidase I encodes MEQQKNFGSWWASQKENIRTIVIAVIVAILLRTFVIEPRYIPSASMEPTLHIEDRIIVEKVSNWWRSPQRGEILVFYPPESPLIEDNTKAYIKRVIGLPGELISIHDGQVFINGKPLNEPYILEPIDYYLPANPLNSAIKVPENTYWMMGDNRNNSNDSHVWGFLPEQNIVGKAIVRFFPWDGRAGILEHPSYEPNN; translated from the coding sequence TTGGAACAGCAAAAAAATTTCGGGTCTTGGTGGGCAAGTCAAAAAGAAAATATCCGCACAATTGTAATTGCAGTGATTGTGGCGATTTTACTCAGAACATTTGTCATAGAACCACGATATATTCCATCTGCATCCATGGAACCCACCCTACATATTGAAGACCGCATCATTGTAGAAAAGGTGAGTAATTGGTGGCGATCGCCCCAGAGAGGAGAAATTTTAGTTTTTTATCCGCCAGAGTCGCCATTAATTGAAGATAATACCAAGGCATATATCAAGCGTGTCATTGGTTTGCCCGGTGAATTAATATCTATCCATGATGGACAAGTATTTATTAATGGGAAGCCCCTAAATGAACCCTATATTCTTGAACCCATAGACTATTACCTACCTGCTAATCCTCTGAATTCAGCGATCAAAGTTCCTGAAAATACCTATTGGATGATGGGCGATAATCGCAATAATAGTAACGATTCCCACGTGTGGGGATTTCTCCCTGAACAAAATATTGTCGGTAAAGCCATAGTGCGATTTTTCCCATGGGATGGACGCGCAGGTATTCTCGAACATCCAAGCTACGAACCTAATAATTAG
- a CDS encoding HEAT repeat domain-containing protein → MIDIDLLRNQLKSDNYGDRMQALAQSRGLAVAERFEFVAIATSDPHTRIRYDAVSQLATIGNHNLEQSGQILCDRLLTDPEIDVRAAAADAIGALKLTDAFTHLANAYRNTTDWMMQFSIIAALGELGDQRGFELLADALAHNPNDLVKIAAIGALGELGDVRSLDLLLPLVEHPDWQVRHRLAQAFANIGTEPAIASLKTLTEDTASQVSEIAKILLG, encoded by the coding sequence ATGATAGATATTGACTTGCTCCGTAACCAGCTTAAGTCTGATAATTACGGCGATCGCATGCAAGCTTTGGCTCAAAGTAGGGGTTTAGCTGTAGCGGAAAGGTTTGAATTTGTAGCTATTGCTACTAGCGATCCCCATACTAGAATTCGTTATGATGCTGTCAGTCAATTAGCAACCATTGGCAATCATAATTTAGAGCAATCTGGTCAGATTTTGTGTGACCGCCTATTAACTGATCCAGAAATAGATGTGCGGGCGGCGGCGGCGGATGCCATTGGAGCCTTAAAGCTGACTGATGCCTTTACCCATTTGGCTAATGCCTATCGAAATACCACGGACTGGATGATGCAGTTTAGTATTATTGCGGCTTTGGGAGAATTAGGGGATCAACGGGGTTTTGAGCTTTTAGCAGATGCTTTGGCGCATAATCCTAATGATCTAGTTAAAATCGCAGCAATTGGGGCATTGGGTGAATTGGGGGATGTAAGGAGCTTGGATTTATTATTACCCCTTGTGGAGCATCCAGACTGGCAAGTGCGTCACCGTTTGGCACAGGCTTTCGCAAATATTGGGACAGAGCCTGCGATCGCTAGTCTGAAAACGTTAACTGAGGACACTGCGTCACAGGTATCAGAAATTGCCAAGATATTATTAGGCTAA
- a CDS encoding DUF3119 family protein, producing the protein MNAVQTSLRPSYAIPAVVGIVGIGLWFLKFWAIAGFLILFSLFLTFQTATLLLVFTPTALDIYRNRTLTRQFPYQDWQNWQIFWQPVPILFYFKEVKSIHFLPIIFDAHALKANLEQHCPKAIDQKL; encoded by the coding sequence ATGAATGCAGTCCAAACTTCTTTGCGTCCCAGTTATGCTATACCCGCCGTAGTTGGCATAGTTGGCATCGGGCTATGGTTTCTCAAATTTTGGGCGATCGCTGGCTTTTTGATCCTATTTAGCCTATTTTTAACTTTTCAAACCGCCACATTATTATTGGTTTTTACACCTACAGCCTTAGATATTTATCGTAATCGCACTTTAACTCGACAATTTCCCTACCAAGACTGGCAAAATTGGCAGATTTTTTGGCAACCAGTTCCGATCCTGTTCTATTTTAAGGAAGTTAAAAGTATTCATTTTTTACCAATAATTTTTGATGCCCATGCCCTGAAAGCTAACCTTGAACAACACTGTCCAAAAGCCATAGATCAAAAGTTATAA
- the egtC gene encoding ergothioneine biosynthesis protein EgtC gives MCRLVGYLGRESIYLEHLVSKTTHSLTVQSYQPQEMTAGLLNADGFGIGWYAPAQPPFFYKNTLPIWNDINLLHLGRYIKSNCILANIRSATPGQSLDLANCQPFSHRDVIGVHNGYIEDFHRSLYRPLRSLLKDEYYQNISGNTDSEHILALFFQNLIHNSGSMVLALQETLAAVIDLCHKYSVNASLNLIVSDGKQLVASRCASRTPIPSLYWLRSVDSMLIASEPLFEHSDWISLAGNTILAIAPDFSPSFIDL, from the coding sequence ATGTGTCGTTTAGTTGGCTATTTGGGACGGGAATCGATCTATCTTGAGCATTTGGTAAGTAAGACTACGCACTCACTAACGGTACAAAGCTATCAGCCCCAAGAAATGACGGCAGGACTATTAAATGCCGATGGATTTGGCATTGGTTGGTATGCTCCCGCCCAGCCACCTTTTTTTTATAAAAATACTTTACCCATTTGGAATGATATTAATCTTTTACACTTGGGACGATATATCAAATCGAACTGTATTTTAGCCAATATTCGCAGTGCCACCCCCGGACAGTCTCTGGATTTAGCCAATTGCCAACCTTTTAGCCATCGAGATGTGATTGGCGTTCACAATGGTTATATTGAGGATTTTCACCGATCGCTCTATCGTCCCCTGCGCTCTTTATTAAAGGACGAATACTATCAAAATATTTCTGGAAATACTGATTCGGAGCATATTTTAGCTTTATTTTTTCAAAATCTTATCCACAACTCTGGCTCCATGGTTTTAGCCCTACAGGAAACTTTGGCAGCGGTAATCGACCTGTGTCATAAGTACAGTGTTAATGCTTCCTTAAATCTGATTGTCAGTGATGGTAAGCAGTTAGTTGCCAGTCGTTGTGCCAGTCGTACCCCCATTCCTTCTTTGTATTGGTTACGCAGTGTGGATAGTATGCTGATTGCTTCGGAGCCGTTATTTGAGCATTCAGACTGGATTAGTTTAGCGGGGAATACGATTTTAGCGATCGCCCCCGATTTTAGCCCCAGCTTTATTGATCTCTAG
- a CDS encoding shikimate kinase has product MLDGTNIYLIGMMGAGKSTIGKLLADRLNYRFVDTDSLVEACTKRTVAQIFAESGESGFRQIEHQVLSEVSAYTRLVVATGGGIVLDRLNWSHLRNGLVVWLDVSMQQLYHRLRSSHHVRPLLETADPLATLTKLYEQRRSLYAQADVCLVIDTDDSPQKVCDRLVADLARKINPDQLRFPINS; this is encoded by the coding sequence ATGCTAGATGGGACAAACATCTATTTAATTGGCATGATGGGGGCAGGAAAATCTACCATTGGTAAACTGCTCGCCGACAGATTGAATTACAGATTTGTGGATACTGATAGTTTAGTAGAGGCTTGTACCAAACGTACCGTTGCCCAAATTTTTGCTGAATCTGGGGAATCAGGTTTTCGTCAAATTGAGCATCAGGTGTTATCTGAAGTTTCTGCCTATACAAGACTAGTTGTGGCTACGGGTGGTGGGATTGTCCTTGATCGCTTGAACTGGTCACACTTACGGAATGGGCTAGTAGTATGGCTGGATGTGTCTATGCAACAGCTATATCATCGGCTGCGTTCTAGTCATCATGTTCGTCCTTTATTAGAAACTGCCGATCCATTGGCAACTTTGACTAAACTTTATGAACAAAGACGTTCCCTCTATGCCCAAGCTGATGTTTGCCTAGTAATAGATACCGATGACTCACCCCAAAAAGTTTGCGATCGCCTTGTAGCGGATTTAGCCAGAAAAATTAACCCAGATCAACTAAGATTTCCTATTAATTCATAG
- a CDS encoding RNA polymerase sigma factor, RpoD/SigA family, which produces MPKQKLTQSIKSPAKAKQGTLSADMVRTYLHEIGKIPLLTNEEEIIYGKQVQHLMGYITTQETLSEQFDRLPTQEEWAQAVGLEPNALNDALKQGTRAKRKMIEANLRLVVSVAKKYQKRNLELLDLVQEGTLGLERAVDKFDPTKGFKFSTYAYWWIRQAITRAIAQQARTIRLPVHITEKLNKIKKAQRQLAQDLGRVATAAEVAETLEIKPEQVRECLSLARQPISLDLRIGDNQDTELADLLEDQGHSPETYALNESLRDGVQSLLSELSPKQRQVMILRYGLEDGQELSLASISKRMDLSREQVRQLERQAMDALRKRRQRVQEYIIAS; this is translated from the coding sequence ATGCCTAAACAAAAGCTGACACAGTCCATAAAATCACCAGCCAAAGCCAAGCAAGGCACTCTATCTGCCGATATGGTGCGTACCTATTTGCATGAGATTGGGAAAATTCCTCTGCTTACTAACGAGGAGGAAATTATATATGGCAAGCAGGTTCAGCATTTGATGGGATATATCACCACCCAAGAAACCCTATCTGAGCAGTTTGATCGCCTACCTACCCAAGAGGAATGGGCGCAGGCTGTGGGGCTTGAGCCGAATGCTTTAAATGATGCCCTGAAGCAAGGAACCAGAGCTAAACGTAAGATGATTGAAGCCAATCTACGCCTAGTAGTGTCCGTAGCTAAAAAGTATCAAAAACGTAATCTGGAACTTTTAGATTTAGTCCAAGAGGGAACCCTAGGGCTTGAAAGGGCTGTGGATAAATTTGACCCAACTAAGGGCTTCAAGTTTTCCACCTATGCCTACTGGTGGATCAGACAAGCAATTACCAGAGCGATCGCTCAACAGGCTCGTACCATTCGGCTACCCGTTCATATCACCGAAAAGCTTAATAAGATTAAAAAGGCACAACGCCAACTTGCTCAAGACTTAGGTCGAGTAGCAACAGCTGCAGAAGTAGCTGAAACTTTAGAAATTAAGCCAGAACAGGTGCGAGAATGTTTATCTTTGGCACGTCAACCGATATCCCTGGATTTACGCATTGGCGATAATCAAGATACTGAGCTTGCTGACTTACTTGAGGATCAGGGGCATTCTCCTGAAACCTATGCCTTGAATGAGTCGCTGCGTGATGGGGTACAGTCACTACTATCTGAACTTAGTCCTAAACAAAGACAGGTAATGATCTTGCGATATGGCTTAGAAGATGGTCAAGAACTATCCTTAGCTAGTATCAGTAAGCGCATGGACTTGAGCCGTGAACAGGTGCGCCAATTAGAGCGTCAGGCAATGGATGCTTTACGCAAACGTCGTCAACGGGTTCAGGAATATATTATTGCCAGCTAA